The Primulina eburnea isolate SZY01 chromosome 12, ASM2296580v1, whole genome shotgun sequence genome includes the window AGAGCTATCAAGTGTGTATTTCTTGGCTATCCAGAAGGAGTAAAAGGCTATAGACTATGGTGTATAGAACCTGGAAATCAGAAGCTGCTCCTTAGCAGGGATGTGACCTTTAAAGAGGATATGTATCCTTTTAAAGATAAACCACTAAACATATCAACTCCAGAAATCAGTACCAACAGCAATGATACATCAGTCAAGGTGGAGCTTCTTAACCTATTAAAGGAAGAGGATGATATCATTCCAGATTCCACAGAAAGCACCACATTGCGAAAGACAAACCTGGAAGATTATCAATTAGCAAGAGACAGGGAACGAAGGACCGTTAAACCACCACAGAAATATGGTCATGCAGACTTAGTCTCTTATGCTTTTTCTGTTGCCTCTCAAGTGAATGAGGATGAGCCTCAAAATGTGGAAGAAGCAATGAGCTCAAAAGAGAGGCACTCATGGTACACTGCAATGAAAGATGAAGTTGATTCTCTAATAAAGAACAAGACCTGCGATCTGGTCCCTAAGCCACAAGGACAGAGAGTTGTTGGCTCTAAGTGGATTTTTAAGAAAAAGGAAGGTATACCTGGTGTTGAGAAGCCTAGATATAAGGCTAGGCTAGTGGCAAAAGGATACTCTCAAATCGAAGGGATAGACTACCAAGAAATATTTTCCCCTGTTGTCAAACATAGATCTATAAGGGTAGTACTTGCCATGGTAGCCACTGAGGATCTTGAGCTGgaacagatggatgttaagacggCTTTCCTGCATGGAAACCTTGATGAACAGTTCTATGGCTTACTCAAACTGAATATCTGAGAAAAGTGCTTCAAAGGTTTGAGATGAGTGACTGTAAAGCAGTGCAAGGACCAATTGCAAATCACTTCAAGTTGTCAATAAACCAGTCACCAAAATCTGAACAGGACAGCCAATATGCAGAAGATTCCATATGCGAGTGCTGTGGGATGTTTAATGTATGCAATGGTCTGCACCAGGCCAGATCTTGCTTATGCAGTTAGCTTAGCAAGTAGGTTTATGGCTAACCCAGGAAAATAGCATTGGCAGGCAATTAAATGGATTCTCAAATATCTTAAAGGGACTCTTAAGCTTGGATTGATGTTCAGACACACCAGTGAGGTtctgaacattgcaactggctATGTTGACTTCGACTTTGCTGGAAGTTTAGACACAAGAAGATCCTTAACAGGTTACATCTTCTTGGTATATGGGACAACAGTAAGTTGGAAAGCTATGCTACAACATGTGGAAGCCCTATCAACAACCGAAGCTGAATACATGGCTGTTACAGAAGCTGTAAAAGAAGCCCTATGGATGAAAGGATTCCTGGAAGACTTCGGATATGATCAAAAGACAATAAGTGTTCACTGTGATAGCCAAAGTGCAGTACCTTTATCCAAGCATCAAGTCTTCCATGAAAGATCAAAACACATAGATGTATGCTTGCATTTTGTAAGAGATGTGGTTGAATCAGGCTCGGTATCTATAAGGAAGATCAACAAAAAAGATAACCCTGCAGATATGTGTACAAAGGTTATTCCAAACTCAAAGTTTCAGCACTGTTTGAATTTGATAAATGTTTCCAGCAAGGAAAAGACGTAGAAGCAGGGAACATGGAGGAGCTAATCAGTTTAAGTTGGTTGATTGTCAAGGTAGAGAATTGTGGATTCAATTTGCCATCTCAACCAACTGAGTCAGCACTTGAGAGTGACTTGGCAAAGGAAATTACTTCAAGAGCTGATGGATCGAGATAGCATCAAAGAGGAAGATTTCTGTTGGAACGGTTAGGATAACTGAAAGAAGGAGTTATGCCTATACTGGATAGAAGCAGAGAGTCTATAAGATGCTGGTCGAAATCAGAAACAAGAGGATCATCTCTGAAGAAAGGAAGCACACATCGAAGGAGAATTCAGTACATGTATTCTGTACAAAAGAGAGTGCATGTTGTGAGTGAATTCTGTAGGATTGCTTGTTGGTTTCTTTGTAATTCATTCCTATTGTTGATCAATAAAATAGAGAAGCTCCTCCCGTGGATGTAGGTCGATTCATGACCGAACCACGTAAATCGTGTCTTGAGAGTTATTTTCTTTTCTTGATTATTGTTCATACAAGATTTTGATTGATAATTCATTCGTTCTGCATATGCGATCAAAACGAATACTGTGAGATAAACAAATAGCTTGACTCCAATCTACAACAAATACAATGATTCGCCTCCTTGTAGAATAATAAATTTGGACTGCTCCGCACCGAAAGGCTGAAAGCAGTTGCTAGGTAGCACACATCTTCAACAGCAACTTACGAAACAACATGATGGAAAATTTTGAGCAACAAGAATAAAGAAACAGAACAAGAAACCCACAAAAGTCAAATATTCTCAAAAATATATACTTAAAGCACGTTAGGAAAGATAGTAACAAAAGGACCTTCGCCAACGTAATTTTGGGGTCTTCACCAATCATTTTCCCGAACTTAAGCTCCATTTCATCCCACTCATCAAGTCTGGGCTCATCCTTTGAAGCAAAAATGGAAAATTTTCTGGGTTTTCTAGGAGAAAAAGATAAAATTCGTGATTTACTGGCAGGGGGAAAGAGTTGAGGGAAGAATTGAAGTGCAGATGAATAGATTGGACGGGAAGTCTTGCTGAGAGTAATGCCATCCATTTTCTTGAGAAATTAATGGGAAATTTTTTATGTGAAAACAGTAAGAAACATCGGGAGGCTTGCTTCAATTCAGTGACATTTGACGCCAGCGGGGTTGGAGTGAGAAAAAGCGAGCGAGTTCTATCAATTTATCCACAAGAGAAAACGCAACGGGCTTGGCACGTGACCAAACTGGAAAACAAATGTGCGCTGCTTGgggtttttaaataaattaactacaaattaaaaaataataatctttgCTATATTGTTTAGCATACTACACTAACTGTTTTTTATCCAacattttttttcctgattttaaTCATTAGATAGATAGTTTAATAAGGTGTGTAATTTTAGTTTAATTACTCGATTTCGTTGTCTTCTTAGGCGTTTGTCAATCAAATTGTTTATTCAGTTGTCAGTTTGAAACCACCGGAAAGCAGTTTGGAACCATCGAACATGTCGAAAATTCTGAACTGAGTTGGACCTTCTCAAGTGATATCAGACCTTCCGAACGTTGATTAGCTTCCGAAGTATTGTGTCCTATGAGCAtcgacacgtaagagttcggagcTTCCAAAAGGGAGATAAGAGCTTCCAAATAGTGAGATGTCGGGACGGTAATGACGTGTATATTTTGGAACTTTCAAACCCAAGTTCGGAGATTCCGAACCGTGTTTATAAATAGGTCATCCAAGATTCAGAATTCTCATATCATTTACATGTTATTCTCTCTTGTTCTTGTGCATTCTAAGCTTTTAGTGGTTTTTCCCTCGATCCTAACCAGTTACGAAGCATGTACAGAGGATTTTTCAGGATAAAGGAACAAGTAGGAGCTATAATCCCCAAAAGGTTGTCTACGGACGAAGGTATGATCCAATGGCTTTAGTTATACTCGTGGAATAATAATTGAGTATTCATGAATAAATAGATAGTAATATCATTCTTTGAGATATAATGTTTAAGATCAGCAAGTAGACATTCTGTGTACTCCCGACCAATTTAGAGTTACGTAAATGCTGATTAAGATAGATACTCGCTGATTCAATGGAGAAGTGTACTACATACATTTGTGCTAGTCCGAGTTTGAGTCCAGTTTGATCCTTGATACCCAGTCATGactcatgcatgcatatataaatTTGTATACTTATACATTACATACTGAGCTTTCGTTGCTCAAGCCCTGACTTTTATCTTGGGCATCTCATTCCCATGGGCGTAGGTATCAGGTAGGACAAGTCAAATGGACAGTGCAGTGGCTAGTTGAGACCGGTGCTACCAAGGAAGATTATTAGTGGCTGGTTTTATCAGTTGTTTCAGATTTAGATACGCTTTCAATATGGTTGCATAATAACTTATTCAGGTTTTACCACTAGTGTTGCAGAGATACAATGGATTTGTACGGTTTATATTTTCTGTTGGTTTTAGAAGTTTGCGTATATTatgatttaactttaattatgTTTATTATTGCATGCTAGAATGTTTAATACATAGTCGTTCCAGATAAGACACTATATTTATGTAGCGTATTTACCTGAgtcactactaaacagactaataaactgGCAAAATTAAACATGATAACAACAATTAAATAGCGGAAACCAAataacttaatcatcttacaaaaaaaaaaaaaaacaaaacaataatcaAAGTCTTAAAcgttaatacaaccatatcgaaaacaAACTCATGCAGGAGAATATGATAAACCAAATAAAAACTCCACTAGATTACCCAAACAAAATCATGCACGAGAATACGATACCCCAAATATAACCATATTGAAAACTGCTCTGGTCGTCCGAACTGTCAAACCTAAGATCTGCCCCGTGTAATGGGCTGCCCGAGATGAAAAACAATGACGCAAGCGACAATCGcacaatacgagaatgtacgagtatacaaaatGAAATGATGCataaatgcaatatgctcggatatcaaggattaagttaagaatctcatgctcagtctagaggcgcctgagtgtgcaGTCTCTAATCTGTCCTAGGCTTGTTTTGGCtctcacactcatcatcaagacgtggacctatGATATCCAGGATCATCACTCATCAGAGCCTGCGGGTCCCGTCAGACACTGTAGCTCTCTATGCCTAACCGttcacaatacagaatagggctgagcggccccaacaatgaggtatatctcaaaagatatcaggcccaacaatgatatgtcatgcataatatacCAAAGTAGTAAAACATATATCTTGCAAcaaataaatatgcagcatataagtgtgtatactacacCTCGATATCTAAGTCAGTATATCATGTACCTCACTAAAGCAATCTGACAGAAATCTTACTcgtctgaacctagacaataccaacataatgaaatcactatcaaGCCAGATCTTGAATGAACAAACATGCTTCAAAGTTCTTCCTAATAATCTTACATCACTATTTAAGGCTTTAGGATTATACTTGCATATGTCGTCAGCCCgttgatgatgtctcgatctgcGTCCTAGTTCAccgaccctcctcgagtcgacaatagctccgaaacttcccgacaaaAACTACCCTAGAAACTAactagaaaacctaaggtataTGGCCAAAATTCAAGAGAGAGTAGGTGAAGGAAGCGTTGtaaaaaacaaatgaaatcaacTTCCATTTATAGGTTGCATCTGGACTAGATCAGAATATCCAAAATCAATCTCATCTGTCATGTGTTAGAATCTCATtcgtctagttggatttctcagGATAATATAATCTGAAGTAGATTGAGTTGTCCATTTTAAACTCGGTGGATCTCAACAAGTTGATCTcaaattatcaattccttaataatatttaattaacaaCCCTATAATCATATCTTAATTAGTACTTCATTAAAAATAaggattcgggtcattacaattTAGGTGGTTTCAGAGCATGCAAATATTTTTTGGAACATAGACTTATGTTTGGGTTTTAACATTTCCTTGGTTTCCTTCTAGATGACTTCAGGAGAAAGGAACCTCGGATAAGGTAACAACCATGACAACCTCGGTCACAGATATCACGAGGATGATGTTGGGTCGAAGGCGCCGAGGAAGTTGCAAGTGGATATAAATAACTTTGTTGAAACGGACTTCTGTCGCTTTCAGGAAAAGAAATTTATGAGGAAACAAGACTCTAAGTTTAGATATGGAGATGAAGAGAAACTCCTAGTTGTTGAGTTTATTTTGTGGGGGAGAGCTCCAAAGTGGCGGCAGTCCACTGCAGCAACTTCTTGGGCGGCTTTGTTGAGAGCATTCAAAAGAGCCATCTTGGATTTTTAGTATGCACAAATGATTTACCAGACAACAGATATAGGGCTTTCAGATCTAAGATCGGCAGACCTCAAGCCTATGGAGCATCAAGAGAGATCCTCCAAGAGTATTAGCATGAGTTCCAGTTCATTGGAACATgtagaaaatctttcaaaacaGTAGGAACAAAGTCCCCTAGTTTTGGAGAAATTCATCTCTTTGATAGGAAGAAGTTTCGATTTAGACATTGAGGGATGCCACATCCGATAGATGAATGTCGTAAAATTTTGGGAGCTTGTTAGATATATGGGGATTAGGACATAAGAAGAAGGAATGCACCATAAAAAATATTCTGAATTAAGCCAAGGGCATTAATTATAGTGTGTGCTCTTGAATTATGTTTTCctcgactttattttgggttaaGAACTGCTGAGCAAGATGTAATCAAGTTGTATGATTAATGATAATAAATGGTTTAACTCATTAGTAGAAATTTGGACAAAAGTATTAGATGATTGTATttaggctgcgtttggttggaaggatatgataaactaatgattaatatgtaaatgataaagaaaatgattgtggtaagattgtaatatatggtgtaaaataatattatgtttggtatgatttttaagtgtgggttaattttgaattttttgatgaaaaggcaaaattgcccttccccttcgcgACGGCGGTGGCGGCGGCCAGAAACGGCCGGCCGGAAATGTCGACCGGCGCCGGAAATAGTCGGCGGCGGCGGTCGGCCGGCGGTCCGTCGGGGTCggtggcgggaagtggtggtgagtttgaatataagagaagggtaaaattggaaaatagGAAGGATtaagagttggataaataatcctagggggtgaggaggtattattttaacctacctaatataatcTAATCATTAATAGGAGTgattgacttggttaaataatcacgcgtACCAAACAACTGACTAGGTAGGATAAAATAATCTATCCCGGCTAATCATCCGAACCAAACGCGGCCATTAGTGTATAATTTTCACAAACAAGGTATTCCAGTAGAACCTGCATTTTGGTATGAAACCTATAACTAAGAGGATAATCTGAAATAATCAATCGTGACTTCTTATTTGGAGTCGCTTGTTGGTTCCGCTAACTCATTTTGATATCTTGACTTCTTATTATGTTTGAAaatgttgagtttttattttattttatttatattattaattaaaaaaaccaATGtgctaatattttaaatatttttatcgaAGATTAATAAAAGGTTATTTGGTTTAATTCATAAGCATTTGAAATTTTGTTACAACATATTTAAGaatctataaaaaaatttggaagtattttcgaaatttcatagaatattttttaaaaaacttagtGACCTAATTgacattaaatttttttctagTTCGATTAGCAGCAGATTGCTCAAAAAtctccaaaataataaaaatttgttttcaGTTTTTGTGTTAGAAAAATGCATTTGAACTTCCTTAGAcaatatatcattttttttttaaaatcagtacaaaatattaaaaatatgatactaatatatgatatatatttgaGTAGTAATTGTTTCATATATGATTAATACATGATTTttttagtcccaaacatgaagtaatattgatattaatgacATATTTTTCTTTTCGGATTTGTTTTTTCGAACGAAAATCGGTacagaatattaaaaatatggtactaatatataatatttgagtATTAACTATTTTAGATATAATACAAAAAGATAAGATTTAAGTATAAAACTGGaacaattttattaatataaacatTTGTTACACATTTTTGGatactcaaaaatcatatatcagtaTCGGATATAAAACATTGGTActcaaatattataatataaacaTATTTTCAATGTTTATACTGATTTTCATCCAATAAGAGAAATGTGTCATTAATACAATAATTTGTTATACATGTTTGAGTacacaaaaattatatattagtaTCAGATCTGAAAAAATTGATACTCAAATATCATAAATCagtattataattttaatattttgtaccGATTTTCATTCGAGAAAATACATGTGAATTCagataatgtaattaaattgacaaaaacttgtgtgaggcggtctcacgggtcgtattttatgagacgaatatcttatttgaatcatctatgaaaaatattaatttttatgttaagagtattatttttattgtgaatattggtaggattgacccgtcttagAGATAAAAAAATCGTGAAACTATCTAATAAGAGACTTACTCAAATAAATTTTGTTGTGGATAAGAGAATgtaaatacataattttcaGATTGAGATTGAAAATTCAAGTTGAGCAAatgtatttaaaataaaattacccTTCGATTTTACTAGAAACCAAATTCTcctaataaatattaattactAATATAATAAAATGGGTTGCGACTTACATACTGAGGCCAAGGGTCACAGGGTGCTATGTTCGATTAAATGCGCCCATGGAGAATCCAACCATGGCGCTACCCCAGATCAAGAAATCTCGCCTACATTTCACATTCCTCCGCCGTTTGTGAAGCCAATGTTTCTTCTCAGTCGGAAAATCAGTTGTCAGCAGTAAACGACGACTTCTGCAGGGGACCCATCAGCGTAACCAACGAAACCTACTGGACGCGACGCATTCACAAGTTGTGCACCGTATGCCGGGACGTTGACGCCGCTCTCCACCTCCTCCATCTCCTCAGCCTCCGCGGATGCCGTCCCAACTCACTTAACATCAGCAGCATTCTTCACGCCCTCTGCGATGCCAATCGCTTCGACGAAGCTCATCATCGATTCGCTCACTTCGTTTACTCACATTGCTCGCCTGACGAACGCACCTGCAACGTTCTTATAGCGAGGTTGCTTGATGGGCGTGAACCTTTTTGGACGTTGCGCGTGATGAATGCGTTGGCTGCGGAGAAGCCCGAGTTTGTGCCTTCTTTGGTAAATTATAATCGTTTGGTTGATAGTTTCTGTAAGATAGGGAGATTGGAAGTAGCCCATTTGATCTTGTATCATACGATAGACCGAGGACACTGTCTGAATGTTGTTTCATTCACAACTTTGCTCGATGGGTACTGTGGAATTGGTGACGTGAGGTCTGCTGAAAAGTTGTTTGATGAAATGTCTGAGTATGGAGTGAAGCAAAATGCTCTCAGTTATTGTGCTTTGTTCCGTGGGGTGTTGAGGAAAAGGGAGTTTGATTACGGGAACAGATGGATGGGAATGATTTGGGAGGCCATGAAAAGAGAGGAAGCTATGCAAGTTAATAACGCTGCGTTTTGTAGCTTGGTTGATTCTTTGTGTAGAGAAGGATTGTTCCATGAATTATTCAAAATTGCTGAAGATATGCCTCAAGGAAAGAATGTTCTTGAAGAATTTGCTTACGGACAAATGATTTATGCTATGTGTACGTTTGAGAGATACAACGGTGCAGCGAGGATTGTGTATATGATGAGAAAGAAAGGGTATATCCCTACCTTTGTGTCTTACAATTCCATCATACATGGTCTATGTAATGACGGCGATTGCTTGAGGGCGTTTCAGTTGTTAGAAGAAGGAATGGAGCTTGGATATATTCCCTCAGAGTTCACCTATACAGTCTTGGTTGAGGGTCTTTGTCGTGAGCTAGACCTTTCTAAAGCGAAGAAAGTTCTAGATGTAATGTTGAGTCACGAAACCGTGGAACAAAATAGGATTAGgatatacaatatatatttgAGGGCCCTTTGTCATATCAATAACCCCACAGAACTTTTAAATGTACTTGTTATGATGCTTCAATCTCAATGCACTCCAGACGTCATTACCCTCAATACTCTTATAAAGGCATTTTGCAAAATGGGGAGAATTTCAGAGGCCTTGCAGGTGTTTGGTGATATGACGACAGGGAAATTTTGTGCTCCTGATGGGGTAACATTCACTACTCTTATATATGAACTCTTGAATGTGGGAAAAGTTGAGGAAGCTGTTGACTTCTTGCAAAAGGCTATGAATGAGAATCATTTTTCCCCTGGTGTTGTGACTTATAATGCTATGCTTCGTGGATTGTTTAAATTAGGCCGAGTAAGTGAAGCCATGGAAGTTTTTGATAGTATGGTCCATTGCAGGGTGGCAGCTGATTGTATTACTTACACTATTATAATCGATGGGCTATGTGAATTTTTTCGGATAGATGAAGCCAAAAAGTTTTGGGAGAACATTGTTTGGCCCTCGGGAGTTCACGACAATTTTGTTTATGCTTCCATACTTAAAGGCCTTTGCCGCTCTGAAAAATATAACGAGGCCCGTGATTTATTGTATGAATTGGCTGATTGTGGGGTTGCTCTCAACACTGTAAATTACAACATCGTAGTTGACTATGCGTGTAGGTTGGGTTTGAAGCGAGAAGCTTATCAGATTGTTGGTGAAATGAAAAACAATGGATTAGCACCGGATGCTGTAACATGGAGAATATTGGATAAATTGCATGAGAATTCGTAAAATAGCAAGATTGGATTTAATCTGTTTAATCAATCAAGCTTGCATTACGAACCTCTAGCTGCCAAGACATTTGATTGATCAACAGAAAAGGGCGCTGGAGTCTTAAATGATGGTCTTTAATCAATTATTGCTATAATAAAGCACGTGGCAAAATGGACATATTGTTTCATGGTATCGATCGACATGAAATTTAGTGCCTATGCAGGTATATATGTATCTTGTTCTTTGTAGGAACACTCAGataaacaaaatttttatttactaAAGATTTGTTGTTACTCAACTCGATtttgatgtgttcttgatttTCCTCTCAATCTGACATGCATTAGCTATATTGTTTATTTAACTACTACATTAATATCCAGCTTCTGTTTTCATTTTTATCTAAATCTGAATTTTGTTGCTTTAACATGCTTAATGCTTTGGCTTCTCTTTTTCAAGCTGTTAATAAGAAAGATGAAAGCAATATGTGAAATCCCTATTTTGTGTTTTGTTTGAATATTCTAGTAACATATGTGCCTATATATATACTCATGTAGTTCATATACATATGTTTACACACGTGCCATGCTTGCTTTCGAGTTGAGTAAAAAGTTGACAATGAATTTGTTATATGACCTCCTGGGAATTAACTCATCCCAGTGAAATCTAACTCTTTTGGGTGTCAATATTAAAAATGTTGGTGAAATTTTCAGCGTCTTGCATTGAGCTTTTGGGAAATGGGGAAAACGGTCGATCAAGTTCTCAATTCATGTTACATTTGTAGGTTCTCAACCACTTAGTAATGCACATTGGAGGAGGAAACCAAGGAAGAAGTGTTTGAATAAAAGGTACACGACAGAAACCATTTTTATCGGATCAAACTGCTCATGATCGTCTCGCGTGGCATTACTATTTTCAGTTGGCTACTCCTGAGAGATCtattttatattgttcataaaatgaTAAATGTACAGACTTCCCCAAATTGAGAGTGACATGTCACCATCATTTTGATTTTTGATATAAATTAATCTCTTGGAAGGTTAACTATGATGGAATTTTCATTCAGCCAAGCTTGTACTTTTGTGATAGCTTGCAGGTGCATGCCTCTCCACGTCGTGTTTCTAGTTATACTGTATGATTGGGTCTGCATATGTGATGGTCATTGATTATGCACAAGCACAAAACCACCATCAACATAATCACGAGCGTACGAAATATGGATTCGCAACAGCCAAAGGGTCGGTCCCTCTACGATCAACTCATGCCCGTTCCCAGCCAAAGAAATAGGACCGGTTGCACGGAACTTCGCAGACACCTCCTCCACTGTTAAAACAGCTTGCTCGCGATCAGCTTCAACTGTGGCCTGAATTTCTTCGGCTGTAATATGAATGATAGCCATCTTGTTCTTCATCTTTTCTCCCCGCTTTGCCGCCTTCTTTTCAAAAGTTTCC containing:
- the LOC140807443 gene encoding uncharacterized protein translates to MRPWRIQPWRYPRSRNLAYISHSSAVCEANVSSQSENQLSAVNDDFCRGPISVTNETYWTRRIHKLCTVCRDVDAALHLLHLLSLRGCRPNSLNISSILHALCDANRFDEAHHRFAHFVYSHCSPDERTCNVLIARLLDGREPFWTLRVMNALAAEKPEFVPSLVNYNRLVDSFCKIGRLEVAHLILYHTIDRGHCLNVVSFTTLLDGYCGIGDVRSAEKLFDEMSEYGVKQNALSYCALFRGVLRKREFDYGNRWMGMIWEAMKREEAMQVNNAAFCSLVDSLCREGLFHELFKIAEDMPQGKNVLEEFAYGQMIYAMCTFERYNGAARIVYMMRKKGYIPTFVSYNSIIHGLCNDGDCLRAFQLLEEGMELGYIPSEFTYTVLVEGLCRELDLSKAKKVLDVMLSHETVEQNRIRIYNIYLRALCHINNPTELLNVLVMMLQSQCTPDVITLNTLIKAFCKMGRISEALQVFGDMTTGKFCAPDGVTFTTLIYELLNVGKVEEAVDFLQKAMNENHFSPGVVTYNAMLRGLFKLGRVSEAMEVFDSMVHCRVAADCITYTIIIDGLCEFFRIDEAKKFWENIVWPSGVHDNFVYASILKGLCRSEKYNEARDLLYELADCGVALNTVNYNIVVDYACRLGLKREAYQIVGEMKNNGLAPDAVTWRILDKLHENS